A single genomic interval of Spirosoma taeanense harbors:
- a CDS encoding TolC family protein has translation MKNCWFVFLFVLLHGLSCDVIAQKTPDSLARQAYLPDCIQYALDNQPLILQSVIDQEIADRTVRSALAAWYPQLGAGYNLIHYLKLPVTLIPDVTTGERRPVSLGAKNTSTASFSLTQSIFSRDLLLASRTADTYRVQASQATVSNKIDVVVNVSKAFYDVILTQRQVEILGEDITRQQRSLQDATNQYLSGVVDKTDAQRARIALNNTRAQQKQYRDLVGAKMQTLKQLMGYPPNSQLTLTYDTLQLANEVMLDTTLLVNPQNRIEYQLLQTQGQLLEANVRYNRWAYLPTVNANANYNLLYQSNVFPQLYNQTFPNSLIGLSVALPIFQGGRRIQQLKIAELQVRRLQWDLAALSSAVDAEYAQALSNYKGNLANYLALRENLALAEDVYRIINLQYRSGVKTYLDVTVAEADLRTARLNVFNALYSVLISKLDVQRALGLIRF, from the coding sequence ATGAAAAACTGCTGGTTTGTATTCCTCTTTGTTCTTCTCCATGGCCTTTCCTGTGACGTAATAGCACAGAAAACCCCCGATTCTTTAGCGAGACAGGCCTATTTGCCGGATTGCATTCAATATGCTCTGGACAACCAGCCCCTCATCCTGCAATCGGTTATTGATCAGGAGATTGCGGATCGTACCGTGCGCAGTGCGCTGGCGGCCTGGTATCCGCAACTGGGCGCCGGCTACAATCTTATCCACTACCTGAAACTACCCGTTACGCTTATTCCGGACGTTACGACCGGTGAGCGACGACCGGTATCACTGGGGGCTAAAAACACGTCTACGGCTTCGTTCTCGCTGACCCAGAGTATCTTCAGCCGGGATCTGCTGCTGGCCAGCCGAACGGCCGATACCTACCGTGTGCAGGCCAGTCAGGCAACGGTCAGCAACAAAATCGACGTGGTGGTCAATGTCAGCAAGGCGTTTTATGACGTAATCCTGACCCAGCGGCAGGTCGAGATTCTGGGCGAAGATATTACGCGGCAGCAGCGAAGCCTTCAGGATGCCACGAATCAGTATCTGAGTGGCGTAGTCGACAAAACCGACGCCCAGCGTGCCCGGATTGCGCTCAACAACACCCGGGCGCAGCAGAAACAGTACCGCGATCTGGTCGGGGCGAAGATGCAGACGCTGAAACAGCTCATGGGCTACCCGCCGAATTCACAGCTCACCCTGACGTACGACACCCTGCAACTGGCAAACGAAGTGATGCTGGACACAACCCTGCTCGTGAATCCGCAGAACCGGATTGAATATCAGCTGCTGCAAACGCAGGGACAACTCCTCGAAGCCAACGTTCGCTACAATCGCTGGGCCTACCTGCCCACGGTGAACGCCAACGCCAACTATAACCTCCTGTACCAGAGCAACGTCTTTCCGCAGCTATATAACCAGACATTTCCCAACTCACTGATTGGTCTGTCGGTGGCACTGCCGATTTTTCAGGGTGGCCGACGAATCCAGCAACTGAAAATTGCCGAATTGCAGGTTCGGCGGTTGCAGTGGGATCTGGCGGCTCTGTCGAGTGCGGTCGACGCGGAATATGCGCAGGCGCTGTCGAACTATAAAGGGAATCTGGCGAACTACCTCGCCCTGCGCGAAAATCTGGCGCTGGCCGAGGATGTTTACCGAATCATTAACCTGCAATACCGTTCCGGCGTAAAGACGTATCTGGACGTAACCGTAGCCGAAGCCGATCTGCGAACGGCCCGGCTGAACGTATTCAACGCACTGTATTCCGTGTTGATTAGTAAGCTGGACGTACAGCGGGCGCTGGGCCTGATTCGATTTTAA
- a CDS encoding DUF6600 domain-containing protein: MGIPNIIIRLGIMAMLVAGPSLMQSATAQPGYSMAPQTFYNELAPYGQWLRYPGYGDVWLPNAGPDFQPYATAGHWVVTEFGNTWVSDYPWGWAPFHYGRWIFDGAYGGWLWIPGSDWGPAWVSWRSGGGYYGWAPLGPGVDINVNINIPAPYWTFVPQAYITSPRLYSYRVPRPNVVNIYQNTTIINNIYRINNRAYVYGPQHRDIEYATRRSVPVYRIDNLDRPGRSVVGDRSVRLYRPDASRGSGREYGQYQDRFDNSPGPAYGNNSPNDRRGSYSNETSPYGGNNRTYDNRADRRGSNRGDYGQQSAGGYPQQTQPERRYESPERSQPNVSQPNQPYSRGQRSEGNYQQRMPESRGADVYPQRGQAQQRSQEGGQRDVNPGGRGSRGPR, from the coding sequence ATGGGCATTCCAAACATCATCATACGACTGGGTATTATGGCCATGCTGGTCGCTGGTCCGTCGCTTATGCAATCGGCCACGGCTCAGCCGGGCTACAGCATGGCTCCGCAAACGTTTTATAATGAGCTGGCTCCGTACGGGCAGTGGCTACGGTATCCCGGCTACGGCGACGTATGGCTGCCCAATGCCGGACCTGATTTTCAGCCCTACGCTACGGCCGGCCATTGGGTCGTGACCGAGTTTGGTAATACATGGGTGTCCGACTATCCATGGGGCTGGGCTCCGTTCCACTACGGCCGCTGGATTTTTGACGGCGCCTATGGCGGCTGGCTCTGGATTCCCGGTTCAGACTGGGGACCGGCCTGGGTATCCTGGCGATCGGGAGGAGGATATTACGGCTGGGCACCCCTCGGGCCAGGCGTGGATATTAACGTAAACATTAACATTCCCGCGCCGTACTGGACCTTCGTGCCGCAGGCTTACATCACCAGCCCGCGCCTGTACAGCTACCGCGTGCCCCGGCCCAACGTGGTGAACATCTACCAGAACACAACGATCATCAACAACATATACCGGATCAATAACCGGGCATACGTGTACGGGCCGCAGCACCGGGATATTGAGTACGCCACTCGACGCAGCGTGCCCGTCTACCGGATCGACAACTTGGACCGGCCGGGTCGTTCGGTGGTGGGTGATAGATCGGTACGTCTTTACCGCCCGGATGCGTCGCGGGGTAGCGGACGGGAGTATGGTCAGTACCAGGATCGGTTCGATAACAGCCCGGGTCCCGCGTACGGCAATAATTCTCCAAACGACCGGCGGGGCAGTTATTCGAATGAAACTTCGCCCTACGGTGGCAACAATCGAACGTATGACAATCGCGCAGACCGGCGCGGTTCGAACCGGGGCGATTATGGCCAACAGTCCGCAGGCGGTTATCCGCAGCAAACCCAGCCCGAACGTCGGTATGAAAGTCCCGAGCGCTCACAGCCGAACGTAAGCCAGCCTAACCAGCCTTATAGCCGGGGACAGCGGTCGGAAGGTAATTACCAGCAGCGAATGCCCGAAAGCCGGGGCGCAGACGTCTATCCGCAGCGGGGTCAGGCGCAGCAGCGATCTCAGGAAGGGGGCCAGCGCGACGTGAATCCGGGCGGGCGCGGTAGTCGGGGGCCACGATAA
- a CDS encoding glutamine--tRNA ligase/YqeY domain fusion protein, whose protein sequence is MTEAPKESNERDERSNAGGSLNFIEQIVEEDIAAGKNGGRVHTRFPPEPNGYLHIGHAKSICLNFGLADKYSGQTNLRFDDTNPVTEDTEYVDSIKNDVRWLGFEWENEYYASDYFDQLYRFAETLIQKGLAYVDDSTAEEIAAQKGTPTEPGRMNQYRDRSVDQNLDLFRRMKAGEFSDGSKVLRAKVDMASPNMQLRDPIMYRIKHAHHHRTGDTWCIYPMYDFAHGQSDAIEHITHSLCTLEFEVHRPLYEWFIQQLDIFPSRQIEFARLNLTYTVMSKRKLKQLVEEGHVSGWDDPRMPTIAGIRRRGYTPASIREFCDRIGIAKRDNLIDVGLLEFCIREELNKTTPRVMAVLDEKPLRLVITNYELGREEELNIENNPEEETMTYRRVPFSREVYIERDDFMENPPKKFFRLFPGGMVRLKGAYIIKCDEVVKDNAGEIIELRCSYIPESRSGSDTSGINVKGTIHWVSVPHAVEAEVRLYDRLFSVENPAADEREFRELLNPNSLEVVRAFVEPALVEAARSGSQTNFQFMRKGYFILDSDSTAERPVFNRTVTLKDGWAKEQKKG, encoded by the coding sequence ATGACTGAAGCTCCGAAAGAATCCAATGAACGTGACGAACGCAGCAATGCTGGTGGGTCACTTAACTTTATTGAACAAATTGTCGAAGAAGATATCGCAGCCGGTAAAAACGGCGGACGCGTGCATACGCGCTTTCCGCCCGAACCAAACGGATACCTGCACATCGGTCACGCCAAATCCATCTGTCTGAATTTCGGACTGGCCGATAAATACAGCGGACAAACAAACCTGCGGTTTGACGATACTAACCCCGTTACGGAAGATACGGAGTATGTAGACTCCATCAAGAACGACGTTCGCTGGCTCGGCTTCGAATGGGAAAATGAGTATTACGCATCAGACTACTTCGATCAGTTGTATCGGTTTGCCGAAACCTTGATTCAGAAAGGGCTGGCTTACGTCGACGATTCGACTGCCGAAGAAATCGCAGCTCAGAAAGGTACGCCCACCGAACCGGGCCGGATGAATCAGTACCGCGACCGGAGCGTGGACCAGAACCTCGACCTGTTCCGCCGAATGAAAGCCGGGGAGTTTTCCGACGGATCGAAAGTGCTGCGGGCGAAAGTCGATATGGCGTCGCCCAATATGCAGCTGCGCGACCCGATCATGTATCGGATCAAGCACGCTCACCATCACCGCACGGGTGATACCTGGTGCATCTATCCGATGTATGACTTTGCGCACGGGCAGTCGGACGCCATTGAGCATATTACCCACTCGCTCTGTACGCTGGAGTTTGAAGTGCACCGGCCGCTGTACGAGTGGTTCATTCAGCAGCTCGACATCTTCCCGTCTCGTCAGATCGAGTTTGCGCGGCTCAATTTGACCTATACGGTCATGAGTAAGCGTAAGCTGAAACAACTGGTCGAAGAAGGTCACGTCAGCGGCTGGGATGATCCGCGCATGCCGACCATCGCGGGGATTCGTCGGCGCGGCTACACGCCCGCCAGTATCCGCGAGTTCTGCGACCGCATTGGTATTGCCAAGCGCGACAACCTGATCGATGTGGGGTTGCTGGAATTCTGCATCCGCGAGGAGCTGAACAAAACAACCCCGCGTGTCATGGCCGTGCTGGACGAAAAACCCCTGAGGCTCGTTATTACGAACTACGAGCTAGGCCGGGAAGAAGAACTGAACATCGAGAACAACCCCGAAGAAGAAACGATGACGTATCGCCGGGTGCCGTTCAGCCGCGAAGTGTATATCGAGCGCGACGATTTCATGGAAAATCCGCCGAAGAAATTCTTCCGGCTGTTTCCGGGCGGCATGGTCCGGCTCAAGGGTGCCTACATCATCAAGTGCGATGAGGTCGTTAAAGACAATGCGGGTGAAATTATCGAATTGCGCTGCTCCTACATTCCCGAAAGCCGGAGCGGTTCCGATACGTCGGGGATCAACGTAAAAGGGACGATTCACTGGGTGTCGGTACCTCATGCTGTTGAGGCCGAAGTGCGGCTCTACGACCGGCTGTTCTCCGTCGAGAACCCGGCCGCCGACGAGCGGGAGTTCCGCGAACTGCTGAATCCCAATTCGCTGGAAGTAGTGCGGGCGTTTGTGGAACCCGCCCTGGTCGAAGCCGCCCGCAGCGGATCGCAGACCAACTTCCAGTTCATGCGGAAAGGCTACTTCATCCTGGATTCAGACTCGACGGCCGAGCGTCCCGTTTTCAACCGGACTGTTACGCTGAAAGACGGCTGGGCCAAGGAGCAGAAGAAAGGCTAG
- a CDS encoding efflux RND transporter permease subunit — translation MFAEIFINRPVTAIVASVVIVALGVLSLLSLPVSQYPDITPPVVQVTGTYTGADAQTVEQTVATPIETQVNGTPGMSYVQTNATNDGRMSMNVTFDVGTDVNIAALDVQNRVGIAEPQLPEEVNQLGVTVRKRNPSLFMLVAIYSPKGTHNVSFLDNYANIYIRDALLRVQGVGDIFSRADDFSMRIWLKPDRLAQLGITSDEVVAALQEQNLQVAGGSIGGSPQPSTQAFEYTVFTNSRLSKEEEFNNIIVRSDPARGSLVYLKDVARVQLGKFSYASNSFVDGKRAAYLLVYQLPGSNALATAEGVYAAMENLKKNFPNDIEYVVPFESVSVIQVSISEVVKTLLEALVLVVLVVFLFLQSWRATLITLLAIPVSIVGTFALFVPLGFTINTLTLFAFVLAIGIVVDDAIVVVEAVQANIDKGKSPKEATLDAMREISAPVIAIALILAAVFVPVGFIPGIVGRLYQQFAITIAVSVLISAFVALSLTPALCTILLRPQHIDENAKGLNKFFYKFNQWFERVTTRYSNAVQRLIKATPLVIVGLIVLYVGTGLLFRAKPTGFIPTEDEGRLIVTYEIPEAASTARSLVVLNRIMQTLKQQPYVAHFSALGGLNAITFASKSNSGTVFIQLKPWAERKERDMQADSLVGKLQRALADLNDARLQVLQPPAIPGLGQSSGFTFEIQQRETNDDVRAFDGVVQNFIAEANKRPEIGRAFTYFTAKTPAYRVEVDREKAKKLGVSVSNVYRTIQTYLGSQYVNDFIIYGRKFRVVAQADTSYRTDIKGLNQFYVRNSGGQLIPISTVIKTSIIENAPLISHFNLFRSVELNGGAKAGYSSSQAIDALREVADKVLPAGYSYDFSGLSREEINAGNSSVFIFALSIGFVFLFLAALYESWSVPFSVLLSVPIGALGAILALTLFPYLNNNIYAQIGLITLIGLAAKNAILIVEFAKERVDRGEDLLESTIEAVRLRLRPILMTSLAFILGVFPLAIASGAGAVARVTIGRTVLGGMLAATSLAIFIVPVLYVSITRLAYGKKGLEQLKKNADQKKAEENQPEEQPQMVDK, via the coding sequence ATGTTCGCAGAAATATTCATCAACCGACCTGTTACGGCCATCGTGGCGTCTGTCGTCATTGTGGCACTGGGCGTGCTGTCGCTGCTGAGCCTGCCTGTCAGCCAGTACCCTGACATTACGCCCCCGGTGGTTCAGGTAACCGGTACCTATACCGGTGCCGATGCGCAGACGGTGGAGCAGACCGTTGCAACCCCCATCGAAACCCAGGTGAATGGAACACCGGGCATGAGTTACGTGCAAACCAACGCGACGAACGACGGCCGCATGAGTATGAACGTAACGTTCGACGTCGGCACGGACGTAAACATTGCCGCGCTGGACGTGCAGAACCGCGTTGGTATTGCCGAGCCGCAGTTGCCCGAAGAAGTGAACCAGCTGGGCGTAACGGTCCGGAAACGGAACCCGTCTTTGTTTATGCTGGTGGCGATTTATTCGCCGAAGGGCACTCACAACGTCTCGTTTCTGGATAACTACGCCAACATTTATATCCGCGACGCTCTGCTGCGGGTACAGGGCGTGGGCGACATTTTCAGCCGGGCTGATGATTTCAGTATGCGGATCTGGCTGAAGCCCGACCGTCTGGCTCAGCTCGGCATTACGTCCGATGAGGTTGTGGCCGCTTTGCAGGAGCAGAACCTACAGGTGGCCGGTGGGTCCATTGGTGGATCGCCACAACCGTCGACGCAGGCGTTTGAGTACACCGTCTTCACCAACAGCCGGCTCAGTAAAGAAGAGGAATTTAACAATATCATTGTCCGCAGCGATCCGGCGCGGGGTTCGCTGGTGTATCTGAAAGACGTAGCGCGGGTGCAGTTAGGCAAGTTCTCTTACGCCAGCAACTCGTTTGTGGACGGCAAGCGGGCGGCTTACCTGCTGGTGTATCAGCTGCCCGGCAGTAACGCCCTGGCTACGGCCGAAGGCGTCTATGCCGCAATGGAAAACCTGAAAAAAAACTTCCCGAATGATATTGAGTACGTCGTTCCCTTCGAATCGGTATCGGTTATTCAGGTGTCGATTTCGGAGGTGGTTAAAACGCTGCTCGAAGCGCTGGTACTGGTGGTGCTGGTGGTGTTTCTGTTCCTGCAAAGCTGGCGGGCTACGCTCATTACGCTGCTGGCGATTCCGGTCTCTATTGTCGGCACCTTTGCCCTGTTCGTGCCGCTTGGCTTTACCATTAATACGCTCACGCTCTTTGCGTTCGTGCTAGCTATTGGTATTGTTGTGGATGATGCCATTGTGGTCGTGGAGGCCGTCCAGGCCAACATCGACAAAGGAAAATCACCGAAGGAGGCTACGCTGGATGCTATGCGCGAAATATCGGCGCCGGTTATCGCCATCGCCCTGATTCTGGCGGCCGTGTTCGTGCCGGTCGGTTTTATACCGGGGATTGTCGGACGGCTGTATCAGCAGTTTGCCATCACCATCGCCGTTTCAGTGCTGATTTCGGCCTTTGTCGCTCTGTCGCTTACCCCGGCACTCTGTACGATCCTGCTTCGGCCCCAGCATATCGACGAAAACGCGAAAGGGCTGAACAAGTTTTTCTATAAGTTCAACCAGTGGTTTGAGCGCGTCACGACCCGCTACTCGAATGCCGTTCAGCGGCTTATCAAAGCTACTCCGCTGGTCATTGTTGGGTTGATTGTGCTTTACGTCGGAACGGGTCTGCTGTTCCGGGCCAAGCCGACAGGCTTTATCCCGACGGAAGATGAAGGACGTCTGATTGTAACCTACGAAATTCCCGAAGCAGCTTCAACTGCGCGCAGTCTGGTGGTGCTTAACCGCATCATGCAAACCCTGAAACAGCAACCTTATGTAGCCCACTTCTCTGCCCTGGGTGGATTGAACGCCATTACGTTTGCGTCGAAATCAAACAGCGGAACGGTGTTTATTCAGTTAAAACCGTGGGCAGAGCGGAAGGAACGTGATATGCAGGCCGATTCGCTGGTTGGCAAGCTCCAGCGGGCGCTGGCGGATCTGAACGACGCTCGGCTGCAGGTGCTTCAGCCACCGGCTATTCCGGGGCTGGGCCAGAGTTCGGGCTTTACCTTCGAGATTCAGCAGCGGGAGACCAACGACGACGTCCGGGCGTTCGACGGTGTCGTGCAGAACTTCATTGCCGAAGCCAACAAACGACCGGAGATTGGGCGGGCGTTTACGTACTTTACGGCCAAAACACCCGCCTACCGCGTTGAAGTGGATCGCGAAAAAGCGAAGAAGCTTGGTGTTTCGGTGAGTAATGTGTACAGAACAATTCAAACCTATCTGGGTAGTCAGTACGTCAACGACTTCATTATTTACGGGCGTAAATTCCGGGTTGTCGCGCAGGCCGATACGTCTTATCGAACCGATATAAAAGGGCTGAACCAGTTCTACGTCCGCAATTCGGGTGGGCAGCTGATTCCGATCAGTACGGTCATCAAGACGAGCATTATCGAAAACGCTCCGCTGATTTCGCACTTCAACCTCTTCCGTTCGGTCGAGCTGAACGGGGGCGCCAAGGCCGGTTACAGCAGCAGCCAGGCCATCGACGCCCTGCGTGAAGTGGCCGATAAGGTGCTGCCCGCCGGGTATTCCTATGATTTCTCGGGACTAAGCCGCGAAGAGATTAACGCGGGTAACAGCTCGGTCTTCATTTTCGCGCTGTCGATTGGGTTCGTCTTTCTGTTCCTGGCCGCTCTCTACGAAAGCTGGTCGGTGCCATTTTCGGTCCTGCTGTCGGTGCCCATTGGCGCGCTGGGGGCTATTCTGGCCCTGACGCTGTTCCCGTACCTGAACAACAACATCTACGCGCAGATTGGGTTGATTACGCTCATCGGTCTGGCCGCTAAAAACGCCATTCTGATTGTGGAGTTTGCCAAGGAGCGCGTCGACCGGGGCGAAGATCTGCTGGAATCCACCATTGAGGCCGTGCGGCTTCGGCTGCGCCCGATCCTGATGACCTCGCTGGCGTTTATTCTGGGTGTGTTTCCGCTGGCCATTGCCAGTGGCGCGGGTGCTGTGGCGCGGGTCACCATTGGCCGGACGGTACTGGGCGGGATGCTGGCGGCTACTTCGCTGGCCATTTTCATCGTGCCGGTGTTATACGTGAGCATCACCCGGCTGGCCTATGGAAAGAAAGGGCTGGAGCAGCTTAAAAAGAACGCCGATCAGAAAAAGGCTGAGGAGAACCAACCGGAAGAGCAACCGCAGATGGTCGATAAGTAA
- a CDS encoding DUF6036 family nucleotidyltransferase, with protein MEPEYLNLIRLFNEEGVEYVVLGGHAVIAHGYLRTTGDIDIFVRPSNENATCLLRALERYGYTNGEFEHADFTQVPNYLSFSRHDGWIDLMTFTLGVTFEECYQNRVVLTVQTIPVSFISLPDLIRNKQATGRLQDQRDLENLPDQADV; from the coding sequence ATGGAGCCCGAATACTTAAATCTAATACGCCTATTCAACGAGGAAGGCGTTGAGTATGTGGTGTTAGGTGGCCATGCTGTCATTGCCCATGGCTACCTACGCACAACTGGCGACATTGACATTTTCGTCCGTCCCAGCAACGAGAACGCAACCTGTTTGTTGAGGGCGCTGGAGCGGTATGGATACACCAACGGAGAGTTTGAACATGCTGATTTTACCCAGGTACCTAATTATCTGTCGTTTAGTCGTCACGACGGCTGGATTGACCTGATGACTTTTACACTGGGCGTTACGTTTGAGGAGTGCTACCAAAATCGCGTCGTGCTGACTGTACAGACCATTCCAGTCAGTTTCATTAGCCTACCCGATTTAATTCGCAATAAACAGGCAACGGGCCGTCTGCAAGATCAGCGGGATCTGGAGAATCTTCCTGACCAGGCAGATGTGTAA
- the truA gene encoding tRNA pseudouridine(38-40) synthase TruA has translation MRYFIELSYRGTAYHGWQTQANGVSVQTTLEAALSQRLQHPVYITGSGRTDAGVHARQQFAHFDREEPLALTDQLVYSLNCILPDDIAIRTIFPVRADDHARFSAISRYYHYYITRQKNVFEPGLTYHFRPELDVAQMNEACRILMQHRDFKSFSKVRANVSHFRCLLDFAYWERDADDRLTFHIKANRFLWGMVRTIVGTMLEIGQGRMNLDQFSQLIEARDRTVAGRAAPANGLYLVEVGYPAEVLAQRILFR, from the coding sequence ATGCGTTATTTTATTGAGCTATCCTACCGCGGAACGGCCTACCACGGCTGGCAAACGCAGGCTAATGGCGTGAGTGTGCAGACAACCCTCGAAGCGGCCCTGAGCCAGCGGCTGCAGCATCCCGTTTATATTACCGGCAGCGGCCGTACCGACGCCGGCGTACACGCCCGGCAGCAGTTTGCGCATTTTGACCGCGAGGAGCCCCTGGCCCTTACAGACCAGCTTGTCTACTCGCTGAACTGCATCCTGCCCGACGATATCGCCATCCGAACAATCTTTCCCGTGCGGGCCGACGACCATGCCCGTTTCTCGGCCATCTCGCGCTATTACCACTACTATATCACCCGCCAGAAGAATGTGTTTGAGCCGGGGCTGACGTATCACTTCCGGCCGGAACTGGACGTAGCGCAAATGAATGAGGCTTGCCGGATACTAATGCAGCACCGGGATTTTAAAAGCTTCAGTAAAGTCCGCGCGAATGTGTCGCATTTCCGGTGTCTGCTTGACTTTGCTTATTGGGAGCGTGACGCCGACGACCGACTAACGTTTCACATCAAAGCCAATCGGTTTCTGTGGGGCATGGTCCGCACCATTGTCGGTACAATGCTCGAAATAGGGCAGGGGCGTATGAATCTGGACCAGTTCAGCCAGTTGATTGAAGCCAGAGACCGCACGGTTGCCGGTCGGGCAGCGCCGGCCAACGGCTTATATCTGGTAGAAGTCGGTTATCCAGCCGAAGTACTGGCGCAGCGGATACTGTTCAGATAG
- the corA gene encoding magnesium/cobalt transporter CorA → MIRIFQQDETAVRKIRDIDSFSDTERTLWVDLQNPTSAEIKSVEEKFDVDFLSQQEQLEIESSSRYIEEDDLMIANSNFLVPDQEQRYVTVPVSFILKDDTLFTYRNADLKSFADTVKRIKSRRAVFSDGAQILIYIFESRIDYDADLIEMVSGEIKAINRLLDLDATLDREMLLNINDYQELTMSIRENVVDKQRVISSMIRSDGWFSEAEQQRLRTLIKDINSLIDHTNFIFERLEFLQNTYLGLIDLEQNRVVKIFTVVSLVFLPPTLLASMWGMNFDNMPEIHWKYGYVFALAMMVFSSALTVWIFRRKNWL, encoded by the coding sequence ATGATTCGTATCTTCCAACAGGACGAAACCGCCGTCCGTAAAATCCGCGACATAGATTCTTTCTCCGACACCGAACGGACGCTCTGGGTGGATCTTCAGAACCCGACCTCGGCCGAAATCAAGAGTGTAGAAGAGAAATTTGACGTAGATTTTCTGAGTCAGCAGGAGCAGCTGGAAATTGAAAGTAGTTCGCGCTACATTGAGGAAGACGATCTGATGATTGCCAACTCCAACTTTCTGGTGCCGGATCAGGAGCAGCGCTACGTAACGGTGCCGGTCAGTTTTATTCTCAAGGACGATACGCTGTTTACCTACCGCAACGCCGACCTCAAATCCTTTGCCGATACGGTCAAGCGTATCAAGTCGCGCCGGGCGGTGTTCAGCGATGGAGCGCAGATCCTGATTTATATTTTTGAATCGCGGATTGATTACGATGCCGACCTGATCGAGATGGTATCGGGCGAAATCAAGGCCATCAACCGCCTGCTCGATCTCGACGCTACGCTGGACCGCGAGATGCTGCTCAATATCAACGATTACCAGGAGCTGACCATGTCGATTCGTGAGAACGTGGTTGACAAACAACGGGTTATATCGTCCATGATCCGCTCGGACGGCTGGTTCAGCGAGGCCGAACAGCAGCGCCTGCGAACGCTGATCAAAGACATTAACTCGCTGATCGATCATACCAACTTCATCTTCGAGCGGCTGGAGTTTCTGCAGAACACGTACCTTGGTCTGATTGACCTGGAGCAGAACCGGGTCGTTAAAATCTTTACGGTTGTTTCGCTCGTGTTTCTGCCGCCTACGCTGCTGGCGAGCATGTGGGGCATGAACTTCGATAATATGCCCGAAATCCACTGGAAATACGGCTACGTGTTTGCGCTGGCGATGATGGTGTTTTCATCAGCGCTGACGGTCTGGATTTTCCGGCGGAAAAACTGGCTATAG
- a CDS encoding efflux RND transporter periplasmic adaptor subunit produces MKNHIKFILIAGGGLFLTACGEKKNDQQQQAPPPTAVTAVRAIKGNATYYDEFPATVTALREVEIQPQVSGNITGIFFEDGQRVRKGQKLYTIDPQQYRAGYDQAVANLNVQRANLNRAQKDADRYNTLAQQDAIARQVVDNATATLEAARMQVAAAQANIRQVATNLKYTTIYAPLDGTIGISQVRLGAAVAPGSTPLNTISADDPVAADIQVDATQIPRFLRLQNQKKAARDSTFILMLPDGSQYKYPGEVRIVDRAVDPQTGTLRVRIAFPNPDKELKVGLNGNVRVKNSTDQPQLLIPYKAVTEQMSEFFVFVVGDSSKVTQKKVTLGARINDKVVVQNGLNEGELIVTEGTQKIREGAVVKVSNL; encoded by the coding sequence ATGAAAAACCACATCAAGTTTATCTTAATTGCCGGTGGCGGGTTGTTTCTGACGGCCTGCGGGGAGAAAAAAAATGATCAGCAACAGCAGGCTCCTCCACCAACGGCCGTTACGGCCGTGCGGGCGATCAAAGGCAATGCAACTTATTATGACGAGTTCCCGGCCACGGTAACGGCTCTGCGAGAAGTAGAGATTCAGCCGCAGGTATCGGGAAATATTACGGGGATTTTCTTTGAGGATGGGCAGCGCGTACGGAAAGGGCAGAAGCTGTACACCATTGATCCGCAGCAGTACCGGGCGGGATACGACCAGGCGGTGGCGAACCTGAACGTGCAGCGGGCGAACCTCAACCGCGCCCAGAAAGACGCCGACCGCTATAATACGCTTGCGCAGCAGGACGCCATTGCCCGGCAGGTGGTAGACAACGCGACGGCCACTCTCGAAGCAGCCCGGATGCAGGTTGCCGCGGCTCAGGCCAACATCCGGCAGGTGGCCACCAACCTTAAATACACAACAATCTACGCCCCTCTGGACGGTACCATCGGCATTTCGCAGGTGCGGCTTGGCGCGGCAGTAGCTCCCGGCTCGACGCCCCTGAACACCATCTCGGCCGATGATCCGGTTGCGGCCGATATTCAGGTCGATGCAACGCAGATTCCGCGGTTCCTGAGACTCCAGAACCAGAAAAAGGCAGCCCGTGATTCTACGTTTATTCTCATGCTGCCCGACGGCAGTCAATACAAATACCCCGGCGAGGTCCGTATTGTGGACCGGGCCGTTGATCCGCAGACCGGCACGCTTCGGGTCCGGATTGCATTCCCTAATCCGGATAAGGAACTGAAAGTTGGTCTGAACGGCAATGTGCGGGTGAAAAACAGCACCGATCAGCCGCAACTCCTGATTCCCTATAAGGCCGTAACGGAGCAGATGAGCGAATTCTTCGTGTTTGTGGTTGGTGACAGTAGCAAGGTGACTCAAAAAAAGGTAACGCTCGGGGCCCGTATCAACGATAAGGTTGTGGTTCAAAATGGCCTGAACGAAGGTGAGCTGATTGTAACGGAGGGTACTCAGAAGATCCGGGAAGGGGCCGTTGTAAAGGTAAGTAATTTGTGA